Genomic DNA from Salvia miltiorrhiza cultivar Shanhuang (shh) chromosome 1, IMPLAD_Smil_shh, whole genome shotgun sequence:
ccgtgttttcaaggttcatgaaaccgcgaaacaattgtgggaggcccttgatttgaaatatcaagtggacaaggcaaatactaccaagtatattgtcgccaaatggttggaatacaAAATGGTCGACTCCTggccattgatggaccaagtggaagaattccaaaatctttcacatgaggttcaagccgaagggatgcccttggcggatgcattgctcgttgcaatcatcatagagaaattacctcctagttggaggaaatttcaaaaccttttgaagcatgagcgctcggagatgtccgtgccgatattaatatccaagcttcaaatggaggatcacgtgagaagtcgtgatcaaaagggaaaagctccgatggaggcaaaggccaatctcaccgagaaaggcggtccctccaataaacgtggtcgccctaaccctaataataagggtaaagggaaacaaggcggtagtcaaccatcaaagtttgatggtgtatgttataattgtgacaaaaaaggtcacatggctaaggattgccgcaagccaaagcggaagaaagcaaatggcaacgtgaacaacgtcgagaaggacttcgacgattggaaccacgatgactttgctgccatgatctccgaggtgaatcatgtggacaacccgaacgcttggttcgtggacaccggcgctaccgtccatatatgcataaatcgtgagttgttccacaactacaaggaagtggaaaacaaaacgataatggaggctagcgagcggacatcccaagtccttggcatgggagatgtgattcttcaactcacgtcgagcgtggagatcacattaaaagacgtattacacgttccaactgtccgaaagaatttaatttcgggctttaggcttacgaataaggattttgaattatttttcaaatctgactatgttgtaatacgcaagtggggaaagttcctagggaaaggctatgcctccgaaggacttttcaaacttggagtaagagcttgtaagcctgccaaggctaaaatcaataaagatgcatcaacctcttctgcttacttgattgagtgttctgatttatggcattgtagacttggacatgttaatctaaatgctataaagagattagtaaaaatgaatttactaaaagttgatgaatacaactcacaagaaaaatgtgaagtttgtgttgaagccaaaatggctaagttaccgtttaaatcggtaaaaaggagcactcaacctttggaacttattcacaccgatgtttgtgatttaaagttcgtgcaaactagaggtggcaagaagtactttatcacctttatagacgattgcacaaagtattgttacctttacttattgaaaagtaaagatgaggctattgaagcttttataaacttcaaaaatgaagccgagaatcaacttggatgtcgaattaagatggttcgaagtgatagaggtggagagtatgtagctccgtttgctgaattatgcaacgaaagtggtataatccatcaaacgacggctccttattcaccacaatctaacggcgttgctgaacgcaagaatcgaactcttaaggagatgatgaatgccttgttgattagttcaggattaccccagaacatgtggggggaagctgtcttgacggccaactatatcttgaacaagattccactcaaagggaaagatgcaactccctatgagctatggaaaggaaagaaaccttcgtataaatacctcaaagtgtgggggtgtttagccaaggtagaagtgcctttaccaaagcaagttacaataggacctaaaacggtggattgtatcttcattggtcatgcacttaatagcagtgcctatcgttttatagtgcacagatcggagatacctgatatacatgttgggacaacgatagaatcaaggaatgctatattctttgaaaatatctatcctaacaaggataaaggtacatcgaactctaatgatggagttaatggtgatgctacaggttctaaacctatggaagtagctagtaattctactcaagtagatgatgccacgggttctaatcatgtaccacctaataggaaaagaccaaggtctaaacctatggatgtagaaccgagacgtggggaacgagttagaaaagctaatgtctatggaccggattatgttgtcttgatgctagatggcgaaccggtgacgattaaagaagctatgtctggctcagatgcagctctctggaaagaagccatcgatattgagattgattccattatgcagaatcatacttgggtgttagtggatctaccacctggaagtaaagctttaggatgcaaatggatcctaaagaagaagtacaaatctgatggtactatagataagtacaaagcccgacttgtcgttcaaggtttcaggcagaaagaagggtacgatttcttcgatacctattcacctgtgaccagactaacatctattcggatgcttctcgctattgctgccttgcacaatctcgagattcaccaaatggatgtgaaaactgcgttcttgtatggcaagttggaagatgaaatatatatgaagcaacctgaagggtttgtagtacctgggcaagagcacaaagtatgcaaacttcaaaggtctttatatgggttgaagcaagcaccgcttcaatggcatttaaaatttgacagtgtaatgttgtcaaatggattcagaatcaatgagtgcgataaatgtgtctacattaagaattctaataacggatatgttattgtttgtctttatgtagatgacatgctcatcatgggaagtaattcccgagtgattcaagaaaccaaaggcatgctaagtaaaaattttagcatgaaagatatgggcttagctgatgttatccttggaattaaaattctaagaagacctgatggtattactataacacaatctcactacgttgagaaagtgttaaagaaattcaacgcttttgacaagccaatagctaagacaccatgggaacctaatgtgcatttgagtgtacacaagggagaacctgttgacgcgttagaatatgcgaagattattgggagcctgatgtatctaacaaattgcactcgtcccgatatagcatgctcggtcaacaagttgagcagctttacagctaaccctagtaatgaacattggaaagctcttgaaagggttttgagatatttgaaatatactcaaaactatgcgattcattatactagggaaccctctgtacttgaagggtactgtgatgcaaattggatatctgatgccaaagactcgttttcaatgagcggttatgtattcactgtggggggtggtgctgtgtcttggaaatccaagaagcaaacatgtatagctagatcgaccatggaatcagaattcatagctttggataaagctggtgaagaagccgagtggcttaaaaatttcctcgaggatattccatgttggtcgaaacctgtgtcgtccgtaataattcattgtgatagtcaagctgctatcggacgagcacaaaaccatttgtataacggtaagtcgagacatattcgtcgacgtcataataccgtgagacatttgatcactagtggagttatctcaattgattatataagatcaattgataacatagcggatcctttgacaaaaagtatccatcgagatcaaatgtataaactgttagggggaatgggtttgaagtccacaaattaaggataatcatagtggcaacccaaccatgatgactggaggatcccaagaacttggttcaatgggacaactaagttatgaaaatccgtgtgttgaacactcgaattgcctattccttgtagaacagtgagtgttcggaaacctgcacgtggtgaggttaagtctttgacttttaatgactctagaactcctcgaagaggacaagtatagcaggatacttgagttaagagtcacctatgtaagtgtgaagtggggccgcttcgattgaaacacttatgaatccaaagaggtgttccaaggcctgtaatggacacaaacgtgagaacgaataaggattgaagcaatattgtgtcaatattgttgactcagtatacaccgaggaggactagttcaaggaaccatatccactaggccgccggtatactcgataatattgactatggcaggttcaaagccacaagctacctttccaaatgcaatgttgtttctTAAGAGAACTGAGCTAAATGTCTGCATACAttcgcatactgatttctcactcatgtgggggattgttggaaatatggttttatgccatatctgaaaattattatttaattaaatatttattatttaattaaaataataattggatgttaatctacatctcgagtagatcaacgtgatatacttgaagtctcaaaaccgatttccggtgagtgagatattgtatgtcaaagtttggatgttgaagagggaaaatcagtttcaacttctgcgttcaacgattgcggccacctaccgcagccgccggaattgactgtttcaacttctgcgttcaacgattgcggccacctaccgcagccgccggagttgactgccgatccgttcacactcggtttaacacctataaatatgggtgtgtggtgagctttagaattcactctgaaaactcacaactcacaactcacaaaatagtctgcattctgcattccacctctagctcagttttcgatccttattcagttcgccggagctcgccggattgtggtgctacatccgccgagacgaagtcgttttacctttggggaagatacgccaaaccgaagagcactaccggggcgataatcttcttgcgggaagagattcatctcgactcgacttagtttatacgtataatttatttatacagtatatttcagttgtatacaattatttgagttgtaatttctcaaattattttcttgtgtaatattttcaattattttgagttgtaatatctcaaaatatttattttgtaatatctcgatcgtgtacccggttctaacaaaaGCAACTCTTGCGTGGGTgtcattttgtttttattttatatccaAATGTTGTGTATCTATTTTTCAAAGAATGAGAGAGGGTTTGTTTTATTACTCAATATACAATACTACACAACTCTCTCAACCTATATTTACACTATACCCACTTTTTTCAAACAATTCACCCCATATccatttcaatatttaattatttctctTGGTACTTGCACATTCTTTCACCATTTCCTATGCTTGACAAAGTGAAGTTACTTTTGACCGAATTTAATTGTAAAAGTGGTGGGTAGTTAGCTTTGtcttgtttatgttttattttgaatttgttcCACCTTTCTCTCCACAAAACTTCCGCAAAGTTCATCTCTGCGTGAATTCTCCTAATTCGCCATCTTTGCGTACACATATTTTCTCCAGAGATCTAGCTCGGCGCCGGAGAAGATGAACCCACCGAGAGAGGTTTGGTTTTTACGGTTTTTattaactaatttttttaaaatttagccTATTTTTTTTAGGCTTGTTTCCTGAATTTTGTGGTTCATGTATTAACTAAATTTTGGTTctgtaaattttttttaggcTTTGCGCACTAAATTTATTAACTAAATTTATTAGCTTATTTTTTTAGGCTTTGCGCACTTTAGGCTTTGTGGTTCTCTAATTTTATTAACTAAATTGTATTATTTAAACTTAACCAATTATTTAAACACTATGCGCATTTTTTAGTTTCATTTGTATTATTTAAACACTATTATTAAAACACTATGCACCAATTTAACCAATTTAACCAATTATTAACTGTATTATTAACTGTATTATTTAAACACTATGCGCCAAATTGTATTTCATTTGcatttttgagttttttcaaCACTATGCGcatttgtaaataattatttaatttgcaACACTATGCGCATTTACACTATGCGTATTTtcatttgtaaataattatttaatttgcgCATTTTTTGCAACAGTATGCGCATTTACACTATGCGCATTTTCATTTGTAAATAATTACTGTATTTAATTTGCAACACTATGCACATAATTCTACAAGTATGCGCATAATAATACTATGCGCATTTTTTAGTTCTATGCGCATACTTGTAGAATTTCAGCATACATTACTATTATGCGCATAATTATACTATGCgcatagtaataaaaataatgcgAAAATTATGTATAAGTGAACTATGCGCACAAATATTAACTCTGCGCATATTAATTGCGCAGAGTTAAGGCTATGCGCAAATAATAACCTGTGGACAAACTCAGTACACGGAAATCCATACTGCAAATCACACGCCCAATCATTAGGCACAACTTTTTTCAGTAtaagaaatattaaaataatataatgggTATGGGGTAAATCATTTTGAAAAAGTGGGTATACGGGAAATGTAGTTTGCAAAAGGTGGGTATTTTAGATTTCCTCCCTTGTTTTATTATCACAAAAATTGAATCTTTTTGCGATTATGCTACTTATAGGTGATCCACATCGTGGAAAAGTAAGCCAAGtaaattttgtagttatatttACAACGAATAATATCTAATAGTACAAGTTATAAAGTAGTACTAACTTTTTTAAAAGGAATAAATTTGTGTAAAAACTCATGGAATTTCAAAGCCAAATATTGGGTAGCCTAGTGCGACATAAGACTTGCAAAGTTGGTCATTAAATCAAGAGTGTACACCGACACGACCATACAAACAAACAAATTTTTGTAGGTATGCAGATGTCATCTCGTGTATTGAGcaagtttattttttatttgtttaacaaaaaaaatatgatgaaaGTAAAGGTGGCCTACGTAAATTGTTGCATGTGTGGAGTTGGGTCTATCACATGTGACGATGCACAGTCGCAGAAACCACCTCTCTTGTTTTAGTACATAGTTAATAAATATACTCTCTTTCCCTATCTCTCTTCTTTTCACTTTTCAGTCACTCTTACCAATATACAACAGCTGTTTCTACTATTTTGGCATTAAACATAGCATATAGTAATAAGTATCTTCTTGATCCTCACTAATCCACCACGTGATTACTATTTCTCACATTGTATTATATTCAAAGAATTGGGCATATGCAGTCCATCCAACTTTTATCTTCCCATGCAAGACAAGTACTGAGATTTAGAAAGAATCCTATACATTCACATTCCATCGTGTAAAGATACAATCTTGCATATTTACATTTGAGCGCACATCAAGCATATGGATATAATACAAGTTGTCAAGATCATCATCAAACCATAAATGGGCCAAGTACAGTTTACTTGGGCATATGTGAGATGTGAGGGCTTAGACTTGCCACAAATAGAagatgagagagatagaggtgTTAATATCCCAGCCAGGTTGCTGGTATTGGCTGAAACTTCTGTTTTGCACAAGCCAATAAATCATAGTAATCTGCATCAGCCAAGCAGTCGCGAAAATCTGTGAAAAGTCTGTCGAATATCTTCCACTCGACTTTTAAGGATCTTGTGTATGGATATGGTAGAAACACCTGCAAAATATCCAAATTCTTGCATTTATGCAGAAGCAAATTCTCAAGACAGGGGATCACAAGACAAAACTATTCAGCTGAATATGAGAATAGGAGGGGATCCTATTGTCGGTGGAACCTTGTCAGTCACTTGTCTAACGAGTCGACTAGACTTTTGGCTTCAGCCAACACACATACCAGATATGTGCAAAAATTAGAGAATCAAAAACTTCCCAATAAATCCATGCCATGCCAAGGCTGGATCTTAAGTATTCTATTCATTTTGTTGTCAAGAGACACAGTGAGTTATTTCCATTGCTTGAGTAATAGGCCAATCAGGAGCAGACTTCTATTTTCACATGCTTATACTCAATTAACTAATAGCAATGTTAAATTGACAATGATACTTGGAAATTTTACTTACATCCCCCTCGAGTGCAAGACGTTTAAGCAAAAGAAATGTCTGATGATTGTCCTCCAAGTTGTCAATGACAGCCAACCAAATCACTGAAGCGAGCTCATGGGCTCTGTCCCTTGATTTGCCACAGGCAATAAACTGATCTGCCATAATCAAGAGATTACCAGGTAAACAACCATCAGCTGAGTTTCAAAGCAATATACAGATTGATTTCTTGTCAGATATGATTAATGCCGAAAGGAGCAGCACCACGATTCTGCCCATGATTCAATTATTCAATCCACAACCTTATAACAATTTCCATCTTCATGGCACCACAACGGAGAGAAAATGAAATGAACAATCATGATTGTAGATGTTGCAGACATCACATGATACATTCCTAGTTACACTATCTAGAAGCAGAACAATCTCTACTCTGGTTGCCCCCCAGACCGTCTATTTATGAACCAAGTTTTCCAAACATGGTTAAATCAACCATGGATGAATATGGTGGAAAAGGTTGCAGCAAACTCCATAAAATATTAGTGCATATCTAGCAAATTATTCATTCAATCACAGTCCAAAACTTAAGATAAAGGACTTATAATCGTAAGAGGAAATTTATTTAAACTAATACCAATCTCGCTCTGTCGTCCAACAACTTCCTGATGGTATAATGTTTTGCAAAGCCATGTCATTCTTTTGATCTAGTCTTAGGACCGAAGGTTATGCAACAGAACTGCACTGGTTTAGCTAAGTTGTTGCCCAATACTGAATCTTGGGATAAAACCAAAAGTTCGTTTAACTAAAGATACTAAAAACCACATAGTTAACTAGATTTGATCTAATGTAAACACAAGTGATCTTATATAATATTTTGCATTCAACAAGTTGATTAAAGGGCTCATTGACACGCAGGAATAAAATCATGCTCTAAAATCCCGATAGCATTTCACTTTGCCAGTTGAGTGTAAAATGAAAACTATTCTGCAACCATAAGCTGAATACTGAAACATAAGGATCATTACAAGAGATATCTTAATGGTATGAGATTGCACCTATTACAGTTCCATGAAGTATCCCCGGTGAAGGAGGCAAAGTTGAAATTTCGAGTTGCTCTTTCAGAAACAAGTACGAATGACCAACAATCTCACTTAGCTCATCATCAAGTGGAAAGATACATTTACTCATATACAGTGCAATAAACCTCCTGAACAATAGCAAAGATATTAGAAGGGGAATGATTCAAAATTTCAACCAATGAGTTCTAGGTGCAAAAACAACCACATTCCTATTCACATAAATTAGAACTTTAAGCTAAAGCATGCAAGGCATTGACTGGCTAGGCCTCAACTCTAAAGGTTTGAATAATCACAGGACCTAGCATGCTCCAATTCTCAAACTAGATACTTCTATATTTAATTCCAGTTAATCCTTATCGGCACTGCCAGATAGCACCATAAATATGAGCAATTTGGTGCAAGTAATGACCAACCTCTTGCTCATCCCACGAGGAATAGGACCGGGCCACCTTTCACCTTGACCAGCCAAAGGGAAACACCTGACGAGAGCAGCGTGCCACAAGCAATCCTGCCTAAACAAATCAGCCCAGTATTTATTAACACATGAGAGCTGTCCCCACTCCACTATGGGCACACGAATAAAGATCTCAATCAACAGATGATCGGGAAGCCGTGCAATAGGACAATCAACTGAAAGTGACAAGGCTTTGTTGCTCTCTTCTGCCATTCACCACAGCATGCAATGCTAGCTGAGCCTGCTGAGAGAAAAGAGAAGGATAAAATAGACAATTCAAGAAGAACCACGAATTAGTTCCAATTTATGTGAGGCAAATACAACCGGGTATTTCATACAGAAACTGCGTCGAATCCGTTCACAGACCTACGGCAATATTTTCCATAAATTTAATGAGCATAAGTAATGTTGAAACTCAAAGGGCATAAAGCTTGATCATTATCACCATTACTTAAAAAGATGGTAAGTAAAAATGAATTCATATGATCCTGTGAAACAATACTGAGATTCCGAGAGAGAGGGGGAGTACAAATTGCGGCGTAGTTATTCCTAATTCCTAAATAAATGAGCTCATAACAGCTATAATGGTTGATATAGAAACAAGGGGTACATAATCCAATAAAAAATCGCCAACAAATAAAAGAGGGGAGAATCACAATCGAAAACCATAACTACTCAAATGAACCAAAGATTAAGCTGaaataacaaagaaaaagaaagaataatCGACGAACTGAAATGAATGTTTGTTCAAAATATAATTGAGATAAAGAAGGGAAGGAGAAGAAATCACCTGCACTGCACacagcgagagagagagagagagagcgaatGCCTGCCGTAACTGGTGAGGCAGTGACAATACCAGCTCTTCGAGAAACCCCACGCTCCAtttattttccctttttttctttttcttttttttgagtgTGATGAGATAAAAatcaaaaagtaaaaataaaaaaacgaaTATATAGATGGAGAATCATTTCATAAAGGCGAGGATGGTATAAATCGCTATCTTTTTCCACACATTACACATATGTAACGCGCGTTTTCTACCAACTTTGATAACTTAATatgctgcaaaaaaaaaaaaaaaaaacaaattgacttgggggagttggggagttGGGAGCAGTGGGATTTGAACTCgaaacctcactgttcacacacaagaGGTCGCACTGTTTGGTGTCCTCTTAGTACAATATGCTGCAATTATGATCCTATAATTATTTTTCCAACTAAATGCAAAATATTACTACAACTCAAGCGCAGAAGTTTTACTTAAATAAATCGAATGACTATTGCACgaatatttattggtttaagaACAATCATGAAAACTCGAATTTGCATTGAGTCATGGATTTAAAGTTTTATTATGATTGTGTTATTATTGGTTTAAGAATAAtggattttttttcaaaagttgtATAAGAATATTCTGTCAAATGTCCCAATATCCCTTCGTTGTGAATATACCAGCTTGAGCTATGAGGTAAACTAATGCGGTAGTGTTTTAATTTTCTATAGTAGTAACCAGGCGTGCATAATCGAATCGGCAACC
This window encodes:
- the LOC130989533 gene encoding uncharacterized protein LOC130989533 codes for the protein MAEESNKALSLSVDCPIARLPDHLLIEIFIRVPIVEWGQLSCVNKYWADLFRQDCLWHAALVRCFPLAGQGERWPGPIPRGMSKRRFIALYMSKCIFPLDDELSEIVGHSYLFLKEQLEISTLPPSPGILHGTVIDQFIACGKSRDRAHELASVIWLAVIDNLEDNHQTFLLLKRLALEGDVFLPYPYTRSLKVEWKIFDRLFTDFRDCLADADYYDLLACAKQKFQPIPATWLGY